The following proteins are encoded in a genomic region of Nicotiana sylvestris chromosome 4, ASM39365v2, whole genome shotgun sequence:
- the LOC104233091 gene encoding 5'-3' exoribonuclease 3 isoform X3: protein MGTLSIALQYYIHLRLNHDPGWKNVKVILSDANVPGEGEHKIMSYIRLQRNLPGYDPNTRHCLYGLDADLIMLGLATHEVHFSILREVVFTPGQQDKCFLCGQMGHLAADCEGKAKRKAGEFDEKGDAEVVAKKPFQFLNIWTLREYLEYDMRIPNPPFEIDLERIIDDFIFICFFVGNDFLPHMPTLEIREGAINLLLAVYKKEFKSMGGYLTDGSQPNLSRVEHFIQAVGSYEDKIFQKRARLHQRQSERIKREKAQLKRGDDSAPQAEPESLVPVARFGGSRLASGPSPSPYQPGGTSRRNQLRHGTSSLSILDIQSEHSGTVDEKGSVARAKKVARLSSGATIGAAIVEAENSLEIEVLENKEELKTKLNKLIREKNDVFNSEHPEEDKIKLGVPGWKERYYEEKFSARTPEEMEEVRKDVVLKYTEGLCWVMHYYYEGVCSWQWFYPYHYAPFASDLKDLGELNITFELGSPFKPFNQLLGVFPAASAHALPLQYRQLMTDPNSPIIDFYPTDFEVDMNGKRFSWQGIAKLPFIDEARLLAEVAKVEHTLTEEEARRNSVMNDMLFVSLSHPLSPYIFSLDDRCKQLTDYERVEVKERLDPKSSGGMNGYISLCMGDPCPPIFRSPIDGLEDIMDNQVICAIYRLPDPHKHITRPPKGVIFPKKLVTFGDIKPDPVLWHEDSGRKPWENGRNQHPGGNSGRHVGEAAHRLVANSLQMGSGHGDYAHAQPAAYPATHGPFPSSHRYNGQEHDRSSFKYAARDGTAVPYHYDHSYNQSYVPAAVDPYSRPPPLYERGGRPVPPSRDYHRHGHHSAVVPQNVGYGYSSHATRAQHVSQTPIPPDAHFHQQQSGYDNYTSYQPYVAGSYNQQGGGWTPQVSQNVARGYSNPRPSSNHFSALGRGRDRRPPSSGHNR from the exons GTTGTATTTACTCCAGGTCAGCAGGATAAGTGTTTCCTTTGTGGTCAAATGGGTCACTTAGCTGCAGATTGCGAAGGAAAGGCAAAACGAAAAGCAGGAGAATTTGATGAGAAAGGCGATGCTGAGGTCGTGGCAAAAAAACCTTTCCAG TTCCTCAACATATGGACTTTGCGGGAGTATTTAGAATATGATATGAGAATTCCGAATCCTCCATTTGAAATTGATCTCGAGCGGATCATTGATGACttcatatttatttgtttctttGTTGGCAATGATTTTCTCCCACATATGCCTACACTTGAGATCCGTGAG GGTGCAATAAACTTGTTGCTGGCTGTTTATAAGAAGGAGTTTAAGTCTATGGGAGGGTATCTAACTGATGGTAGTCAG CCAAATCTTAGCAGGGTGGAGCATTTTATTCAGGCTGTGGGATCGTATGAAGATAAGATATTCCAGAAAAGAGCTCGCTTACATCAG AGACAATCTGAGAGAATCAAGCGTGAAAAGGCCCAGTTAAAAAGAGGAGATGACTCCGCTCCTCAAGCTGAACCTGAATCTTTGGTTCCAGTTGCTCGGTTTGGTGGTTCACGGCTTGCTTCAGGTCCTTCGCCTTCTCCCTATCAACCGGGGGGAACTTCAAGACGTAACCAACTTCGGCATGGCACATCAAGTCTTTCCATCCTTGACATTCAGAGCGAGCACTCTGGGACTGTTGATGAAAAAGGATCTGTTGCTCGTGCCAAAAAAGTTGCACGTTTGAGTTCTGGGGCCACGATAGGAGCTGCAATTGTTGAAGCTGAGAATAGCCTTGAAATAGAA GTATTAGAAAACAAAGAAGAGCTGAAAACAAAACTAAACAAGTTGATCCGCGAGAAGAATGACGTTTTTAATTCAGAGCATCCTGAGGAAGACAAG ATCAAACTGGGAGTGCCAGGGTGGAAGGAAAGGTATTATGAGGAAAAATTTTCTGCGAGGACACCTGAGGAAATGGAAGAAGTACGAAAGGACGTT GTCCTGAAATACACAGAAGGGCTGTGCTGGGTTATGCACTATTATTATGAAGGTGTTTGTTCCTGGCAGTG GTTTTATCCTTATCATTATGCTCCTTTTGCTTCTGACCTCAAGGATCTTGGGGAGTTGAATATCACCTTTGAACTAGGTTCTCCATTCAAACCATTCAATCAGCTGTTAGGAGTTTTTCCTGCTGCCAG TGCACATGCTCTTCCTTTACAGTACAGGCAATTGATGACAGACCCAAACTCGCCCATTATTGATTTCTATCCTACTG ATTTTGAGGTGGACATGAATGGGAAGCGCTTTTCATGGCAG GGTATTGCCAAGCTACCTTTCATTGATGAAGCCCGGCTTCTTGCAGAGGTTGCAAAAGTCGAACATACCTTGACGGAGGAAGAAGCACGAAGAAATAGTGTGATGAATGATATGCTTTTTGTATCACTATCTCACCCTTTATCTCCATACATTTTTTCTCTTGATGATCGTTGTAAGCAGCTGACAGACTATGAACGTGTTGAAGTCAAGGAGCGCTTGGACCCAAAATCAAG TGGTGGGATGAATGGCTACATATCCCTTTGCATGGGAGATCCTTGTCCTCCAATATTTAGATCACCTATTGATGGGCTGGAAGATATTATGGACAATCAAGTCAT ATGTGCAATATACAGACTCCCGGACCCCCATAAGCATATCACACGGCCACCTAAAGGGGTTATTTTCCCAAAGAAG TTGGTCACATTTGGTGATATAAAACCTGATCCCGTGTTGTGGCATGAGGATTCTGGGAGGAAACCTTGGGAAAATGGAAG GAACCAACACCCAGGTGGAAACTCTGGTCGTCACGTTGGAGAGGCAGCACACAGGCTGGTGGCTAATAGTTTGCAGATGGGGAGCGGTCATGGTGATTATGCACATGCTCAACCTGCAGCATATCCTGCTACACATGGTCCTTTTCCTTCCTCTCACAGATACAATGGTCAGGAACATGATCGGTCTAGTTTTAAGTATGCCGCTCGAGATGGCACAGCTGTGCCGTATCACTATGATCATAGTTATAACCAATCATATGTCCCAGCTGCTGTTGATCCTTATAGTAGGCCGCCTCCTCTGTATGAGAGAGGTGGCCGACCTGTCCCTCCCAGCAGGGATTATCATAGACATGGACATCACAGTGCTGTGGTCCCGCAAAATGTTGGATATGGTTATTCCTCTCATgccactcgtgcacagcatgtcaGCCAAACACCAATACCACCCGATGCTCATTTTCACCAGCAGCAGAGTGGATATGACAATTACACGAGTTATCAACCTTATGTGGCAGGAAGCTATAACCAACAGGGTGGTGGATGGACTCCTCAAGTTAGCCAAAACGTTGCTCGAGGGTATAGTAATCCACGTCCTTCCAGTAATCACTTCTCGGCGTTGGGAAGAGGAAGAGATAGACGGCCCCCATCTTCAGGCCATAACCGTTAG